One part of the Deinococcus sp. NW-56 genome encodes these proteins:
- a CDS encoding tyrosine-type recombinase/integrase, with amino-acid sequence MTLVRHEAPLALASLSDSALRVRAVEAASTYDAEGLVQVTLAYLLAGSRKGARGSGKTRAAYALAVRDFVPWARDAGVQLLRPGRRDGGRYVAHLQTRPSRGRGRTGALSAATVAQYVAGVRALYRALRWAGATEAQPFEDAHVPPDPTPGIVKNPPYLREIDDVLAHCDPRLAALLLLCAHGGLRAGEALGVRADDLQGGTVTVRGKGGKVRRVPLGRRTRTALAGLSPLRADGTLFEWTYAQAAYRLRQAFRQAGHGHAWRGFHAARKHSGTRLYRATRDFTRVGLFLGHSSVDTTRRYVAVDDHDVAGEVEDF; translated from the coding sequence ATGACCCTCGTCCGACATGAGGCGCCGCTGGCCCTCGCCAGCCTCAGCGATTCGGCGCTGCGGGTGCGGGCGGTGGAGGCCGCGAGCACCTACGACGCCGAGGGGCTGGTGCAGGTCACGCTGGCGTACCTGCTGGCCGGCAGCCGCAAGGGGGCGCGGGGCAGCGGCAAGACGCGGGCGGCCTACGCGCTGGCGGTGCGGGACTTCGTGCCGTGGGCACGGGACGCGGGCGTGCAGCTCCTGCGCCCCGGACGGCGCGACGGGGGGCGGTACGTGGCGCACCTGCAGACGCGGCCCTCGCGCGGGCGGGGACGCACGGGAGCGCTCTCGGCGGCGACGGTGGCCCAGTACGTCGCCGGGGTGCGGGCGCTCTACCGGGCGCTCCGGTGGGCCGGGGCGACGGAGGCGCAGCCCTTCGAGGACGCCCACGTGCCGCCTGACCCCACGCCGGGGATCGTGAAGAACCCGCCCTACCTGCGCGAGATCGACGACGTGCTGGCGCACTGCGATCCCCGGCTGGCGGCCCTGCTGCTGCTGTGTGCCCACGGGGGCCTGCGGGCCGGGGAGGCGCTGGGGGTCCGGGCAGACGACCTGCAGGGGGGCACGGTCACCGTGCGCGGCAAGGGGGGCAAGGTGCGGCGGGTGCCGCTGGGACGCCGGACGCGGACGGCCCTCGCGGGGCTTTCCCCCCTGCGGGCCGACGGGACACTCTTCGAGTGGACCTACGCGCAGGCGGCCTACCGCCTCCGGCAGGCCTTCCGGCAGGCCGGGCACGGGCACGCCTGGCGCGGCTTTCACGCGGCCCGCAAGCACTCGGGTACCCGACTGTACCGGGCCACGCGGGACTTCACGCGGGTGGGCCTCTTCCTGGGCCACAGCAGCGTGGACACCACGAGGCGCTACGTGGCCGTCGACGACCACGACGTGGCGGGGGAGGTCGAGGACTTTTGA
- a CDS encoding ATP-binding protein, translating to MTAGDQTDTLPLANVLIVDDQDAKRLALAAALEGLGQNVVLASSGREALRLLLGQEFAVILLDVRMPGMDGFETAALIRSRPQTETTPIIFVTAHDRAEADMLGGYSLGAVDFIFSPVQAEVLRAKVGVFVDLHLKTLTVQAHERRLRELEARAAQAAQDRLRREGERERRAAQREMRKLSSAVEQAADPIFITDRAGRFEYVNPAFEAMTGYARAEVLGQHVSLLWPDDEVVARMEAVWVGLLQGEPYRGEVRHRRRDGSFYHKEKTLTPIRDERGRITHVVSTGRDISDRKRIEAQLVALNASLEVRVQERTAQLEDVNTELEAFAHSISHDLRTPLRHVASFADLLRRDVETHGLPPAVVRRVGIIQDSARRMDHLISGLLEFARTGRQNLRFQPVPLAAVVDEVVGQLAHEEGGRPVDWVVGELPVVHGDLTALRQVVTNLLSNALKYSRPRERIRIEVWGETRGGEQVVHVRDNGVGFNMAYQDKLFGVFQRLHSPDAFEGSGIGLSNVKRIVARHGGRVWAEGREGEGATFSFSLPCPPGGGEAGAAVPEAERVG from the coding sequence ATGACCGCCGGGGACCAGACGGACACGCTGCCGCTCGCCAACGTCCTGATCGTGGACGACCAGGACGCCAAGCGGCTGGCGCTGGCCGCCGCATTGGAAGGCCTGGGGCAGAACGTGGTGCTGGCGTCCTCCGGGCGCGAAGCGCTGCGGCTGCTGCTGGGACAGGAATTCGCGGTGATCCTGCTCGACGTGCGGATGCCCGGCATGGACGGCTTCGAGACGGCCGCCCTGATTCGCAGCCGCCCCCAGACCGAGACGACCCCGATCATCTTCGTGACCGCCCACGACCGCGCCGAGGCGGACATGCTGGGGGGCTACTCGCTGGGGGCGGTGGATTTCATCTTCTCTCCGGTGCAGGCCGAGGTGCTGCGGGCCAAGGTGGGGGTGTTCGTGGACCTGCACCTCAAGACGCTGACCGTGCAGGCCCACGAGCGGCGGCTGCGCGAACTCGAAGCTCGGGCGGCCCAGGCCGCGCAGGACCGCCTGCGCCGTGAGGGTGAACGCGAACGCCGCGCGGCTCAGCGCGAGATGCGCAAACTTTCCAGCGCGGTCGAGCAGGCCGCCGACCCCATCTTTATCACCGACCGCGCCGGGCGCTTCGAGTATGTCAACCCGGCGTTCGAGGCCATGACCGGCTACGCCCGTGCCGAGGTGCTGGGCCAGCACGTGAGCCTGCTGTGGCCCGACGATGAGGTCGTGGCCCGGATGGAGGCGGTGTGGGTGGGGCTGCTGCAGGGCGAACCCTACCGGGGCGAGGTGCGGCACCGCCGCCGGGACGGCAGCTTCTACCACAAGGAAAAGACGCTCACGCCCATCCGGGACGAGCGTGGGCGCATCACCCACGTCGTCTCTACCGGCCGCGACATCTCCGACCGCAAGCGGATCGAGGCGCAGCTCGTCGCGCTGAACGCCTCGCTGGAAGTCCGCGTGCAGGAGCGTACCGCGCAACTCGAGGACGTGAACACCGAACTCGAGGCCTTTGCCCACTCCATCTCGCACGACCTGCGCACGCCGTTGCGGCACGTCGCCTCCTTCGCGGACCTGCTGCGGCGCGACGTGGAGACGCATGGCCTGCCGCCCGCCGTGGTCCGCCGGGTGGGCATCATTCAGGACTCGGCACGGCGGATGGACCACCTCATCAGCGGGCTGCTGGAGTTTGCCCGGACCGGGCGTCAGAACCTGCGCTTCCAGCCGGTGCCGCTCGCGGCGGTGGTCGACGAGGTGGTCGGGCAACTCGCGCACGAAGAGGGGGGACGGCCGGTGGACTGGGTCGTGGGCGAGTTGCCCGTCGTGCATGGGGACCTCACGGCCCTGCGGCAGGTGGTCACCAACCTGCTGTCCAACGCGCTGAAGTATTCGCGCCCACGCGAGCGCATCCGCATCGAGGTCTGGGGGGAGACGCGGGGCGGGGAGCAGGTCGTGCATGTCCGGGACAACGGCGTGGGCTTCAACATGGCCTATCAGGACAAGCTGTTCGGGGTGTTTCAGCGGCTGCATTCTCCCGACGCCTTCGAAGGCTCAGGCATCGGCCTGTCGAACGTCAAGCGCATCGTGGCCCGGCATGGAGGCCGCGTCTGGGCCGAGGGCCGCGAGGGCGAGGGGGCGACCTTCAGCTTCTCGCTGCCGTGTCCGCCCGGGGGGGGAGAGGCCGGGGCGGCGGTCCCGGAGGCAGAGCGCGTGGGTTGA
- a CDS encoding protein-glutamate O-methyltransferase CheR, with translation MEASRESVEAVETELLLEAVYRVYGHDFRGYAPATLRRRVLHTVQVEGLPSVSALQHRVLHEPQALGRLLGALSIPVTEMFRDPSFYRALREQVLPVLRTHPFLRVWHAGCATGEEVYSLAMVLEEEGLLGRTRLYATDLSASALEVARAGVYPQEKLDAYARNYREAGGRADFAAYFDQHGGHGRVVDRLRRPVIWGQHNLVTDSSFNEFHLILCRNVLIYFSRPLQDQVQGLLLGSLMPFGVLALGRHESLDFSPHAGRFSTLNSAEKLYRRVS, from the coding sequence ATGGAGGCCTCCCGTGAATCCGTCGAGGCGGTGGAAACCGAGCTGCTCTTGGAGGCGGTCTACCGCGTCTACGGGCACGACTTCCGGGGGTACGCCCCGGCCACCCTGCGGCGGCGGGTGCTTCACACGGTGCAGGTGGAAGGGCTGCCCAGCGTGAGTGCCCTGCAACACCGGGTGCTGCACGAGCCGCAGGCGCTGGGTCGCCTGCTGGGAGCGCTTTCCATCCCGGTCACCGAGATGTTCCGTGATCCCTCCTTCTACCGGGCCTTGCGCGAGCAGGTGCTGCCGGTGCTGCGGACCCATCCCTTCCTGCGGGTGTGGCACGCGGGCTGCGCGACCGGCGAGGAGGTCTACTCGCTGGCGATGGTGCTGGAGGAAGAAGGGCTGCTCGGCCGCACCCGCCTCTACGCCACCGACCTCAGCGCGTCGGCGCTGGAGGTCGCGCGGGCGGGAGTGTACCCGCAGGAGAAGCTGGACGCCTACGCTCGGAATTACCGGGAGGCGGGGGGCCGAGCCGACTTCGCGGCCTACTTTGATCAGCACGGGGGGCACGGCCGGGTGGTGGACCGGCTGCGGCGCCCGGTGATCTGGGGGCAGCACAACCTCGTCACGGACAGCTCCTTCAACGAGTTCCACCTGATCCTGTGCCGCAACGTGCTGATCTACTTTTCCAGGCCCCTGCAAGACCAGGTGCAGGGCCTGCTGCTGGGGAGCCTGATGCCCTTCGGGGTGCTGGCGCTGGGGCGGCACGAGTCGCTGGACTTCAGCCCGCACGCGGGGCGGTTCTCGACGCTCAACTCGGCGGAGAAGCTTTACCGGAGGGTCTCATGA
- a CDS encoding response regulator, which translates to MTQPTLPDRPEDLQLLAALQAYRRGDFSVRLPMAWEGTPGKIADVFNEVMEQSERVAQDVARVGRIVGKEGRVTQRVPLGPTTGQWAELIENVNGLVDDLVGPTSEMTRVITAVAQGDLSQTMTVEHHGQAIQGQFLQTAITVNTMVSQLGAFASEVTRVAREVGTEGKLGGQAEVRGVGGIWKDLTDNVNSMASNLTNQVRNIAEVTTAVAGGDLGRKITVDARGEILDLKNTVNTMVDQLNAFASEVTRVAREVGTEGKLGGQADVRGVGGTWKDLTDNVNSMASNLTDQVRNIAFVTTAVANGDLGKKITVDARGEILELKDTINTMVDQLGAFASEVTRVAREVGTEGKLGGQADVRGVGGTWKDLTDNVNSMASNLTGQVRNIAEVTTAVANGDLSKKITVDVRGEILELKNTINTMVDQLNAFASEVTRVAREVGTEGKLGGQADVRGVGGTWKDLTDNVNSMASNLTDQVRNIAFVTTAVANGDLSKKITVDVKGEILELKNTVNTMVDQLNAFASEVTRVAREVGTEGKLGGQADVRGVGGTWKDLTDNVNSMASNLTDQVRGIARVVTAVAAGDLRRKLTVEAKGEIAELADTINDMIDTLATFAEQVTGVAREVGVEGRLGGQASVPGASGTWKDLTDNVNELAANLTTQVRAIAEVATAVTMGDLTRTISVGARGEVDSLKNNINAMIHNLRETTEKNTEQDWLKTNLARFTRMLQGQRDLLTVSRLILSELAPLVRASHGVFYTLDEEASEPTLQLQSSYAYRERKGLGNRFRLGEGLVGQCALEQEPIVLTHVPHDYVQINSGLGAATPGTIVVLPVVFEGETKAVVELASFSGFSATHLAFLEQLTESIGIVLNTIQATMRTETLLRQSQGMAQELQSQQEELRQTNEELEAKARLLAEQNREVETKNLEVESARQALEEKAAQLALTSKYKSEFLANMSHELRTPLNSLLLLANQLRENPEGNLSTQQQAYAKTIYASGNDLLTLINDILDLSKIESGTVTADAAEVPLTALTEPLEASFGPVAADKGVGFAVDLAPGLPASLVTDEKRLLQILKNLLSNALKFTEQGEVRLTIAPVSGGWTPDPGLSRAVGALAFRVSDTGIGIAADKQRVIFEAFQQADGSTSRKYGGTGLGLAISRELARILGGEITLESTPGVGSVFTLYLPTGGTRNEPDPERRPVLTQATTPRLVPDAAPLARAGTDLPPSLTAPAEAPPARSAPAPRVADDRADIGPGDRTVLIVEDDPTYAGILLDLAHERGFKGIVASGGEAAVRLAQTHRPSAITLDLSLPDTSGWAVLDHLKRDPLTRHIPVHIISGEEASLMGRKLGALGHVTKSGDRTALTQAFSDLETFLERRVKNLLVVEDDALQQQSIVDLIGNGDVKTTAVGSGAEALAALETAPFDCIVLDLKLPDMSGFDLMAALQKNPALRAIPVIVYTAQDLTRGQETQLRKAAKSIILKDVRSPERLLDEVTLFLHRVEATLPEAQRQLLQGARQEDPLLRGKRVLVVDDDIRNIFALTAVLERHHMQVFTAENGRDAIGLLESTPDIDVVLMDVMMPELDGYETTRLIRQHRKFKGLPIISLTAKAMPGDREKSIESGASDYISKPVDTAKLLSLLRVWLYR; encoded by the coding sequence ATGACCCAGCCCACCCTTCCCGACCGCCCCGAGGACCTCCAGCTTCTCGCCGCCCTGCAGGCCTACCGCCGGGGCGACTTCAGCGTGCGCCTGCCCATGGCCTGGGAGGGCACGCCCGGCAAGATCGCCGACGTGTTCAATGAGGTGATGGAGCAGAGCGAGCGCGTCGCGCAGGACGTGGCGCGGGTGGGCCGCATCGTGGGCAAGGAGGGCCGAGTGACCCAGCGCGTGCCCCTCGGCCCCACGACCGGGCAATGGGCCGAGCTGATCGAGAACGTGAACGGCCTCGTGGACGACCTCGTCGGACCCACCAGCGAGATGACCCGCGTGATCACGGCGGTCGCGCAGGGCGACCTGTCGCAGACCATGACGGTCGAGCACCACGGTCAGGCCATCCAGGGCCAGTTCCTCCAGACCGCCATCACCGTGAACACGATGGTGAGCCAGCTCGGGGCCTTCGCCTCGGAAGTCACTCGCGTCGCCCGTGAGGTCGGAACGGAGGGCAAACTCGGCGGTCAGGCCGAGGTGCGTGGCGTGGGCGGCATCTGGAAGGACCTCACCGATAACGTCAACTCGATGGCCTCCAACCTGACCAACCAGGTCCGTAACATCGCGGAGGTCACGACCGCCGTCGCGGGCGGCGACCTGGGCCGCAAGATCACGGTGGATGCGCGGGGCGAGATTCTGGACCTGAAGAACACCGTCAACACGATGGTGGACCAGCTCAACGCCTTTGCCTCCGAGGTGACGCGGGTGGCCCGTGAGGTGGGCACGGAGGGCAAACTCGGCGGTCAGGCCGATGTGCGTGGGGTCGGGGGCACCTGGAAAGACCTCACCGACAACGTCAACTCGATGGCATCGAACCTCACCGATCAGGTGCGGAATATCGCCTTCGTCACCACCGCCGTCGCCAACGGCGACCTGGGCAAGAAGATCACCGTCGATGCACGCGGCGAGATTCTGGAACTGAAGGACACCATCAACACGATGGTGGACCAACTGGGTGCGTTCGCGTCCGAGGTGACCCGCGTGGCCCGCGAGGTGGGGACGGAGGGCAAACTCGGCGGCCAGGCGGACGTGCGAGGCGTCGGCGGCACCTGGAAGGACCTCACCGACAACGTCAACTCGATGGCGTCGAATCTCACCGGGCAGGTCCGCAATATCGCGGAGGTCACCACCGCCGTGGCGAACGGGGACCTCAGCAAGAAGATCACGGTGGATGTGCGCGGCGAGATTCTGGAGCTGAAAAACACCATCAACACGATGGTGGATCAGCTCAATGCGTTTGCCTCGGAAGTGACCCGCGTGGCCCGTGAGGTGGGCACGGAAGGCAAGCTGGGCGGGCAGGCCGACGTGCGTGGCGTCGGCGGGACCTGGAAGGACCTCACCGACAACGTCAACTCGATGGCGTCCAACCTCACCGATCAGGTGCGCAACATCGCTTTCGTCACCACCGCTGTGGCGAATGGAGACCTCAGTAAAAAGATCACTGTAGACGTGAAGGGCGAGATCCTGGAGCTGAAAAACACCGTGAACACGATGGTCGATCAGCTCAACGCCTTCGCCTCGGAAGTGACGCGTGTGGCCCGCGAGGTGGGCACGGAGGGCAAGCTGGGCGGTCAGGCCGACGTGCGCGGCGTGGGTGGCACCTGGAAAGACCTCACCGACAACGTCAACTCGATGGCCTCGAACCTCACCGACCAGGTGCGGGGCATCGCACGGGTGGTCACGGCGGTCGCGGCGGGCGACCTGCGGCGCAAGCTGACGGTAGAGGCCAAGGGCGAGATCGCCGAACTCGCCGACACCATCAACGACATGATCGACACGCTGGCGACCTTCGCCGAGCAGGTCACGGGCGTGGCCCGCGAGGTGGGCGTGGAGGGCCGCCTGGGCGGGCAGGCCAGCGTGCCGGGCGCGAGCGGCACCTGGAAGGACCTCACCGACAACGTGAACGAGCTGGCGGCGAACCTGACCACCCAGGTCCGCGCGATCGCCGAGGTCGCCACCGCCGTGACGATGGGCGACCTGACGCGCACGATCTCGGTGGGGGCGCGGGGCGAGGTGGACTCGCTGAAGAACAACATCAACGCGATGATCCACAACCTGCGCGAGACCACCGAGAAGAACACCGAGCAGGACTGGCTCAAGACCAACCTCGCCCGCTTCACCCGGATGCTGCAGGGGCAGCGTGATCTGCTCACGGTGAGTCGCCTGATCCTGTCCGAACTCGCGCCGCTCGTGCGGGCCAGCCACGGGGTCTTCTACACGCTGGACGAGGAAGCGTCCGAGCCGACCTTGCAGCTTCAGTCCAGCTACGCCTACCGCGAGCGCAAGGGGCTGGGCAACCGCTTCCGGCTGGGCGAGGGGCTGGTCGGGCAGTGTGCGCTGGAGCAGGAACCCATCGTCCTGACGCACGTGCCGCACGACTACGTGCAGATCAATTCCGGGCTGGGGGCCGCTACGCCGGGCACCATCGTGGTGCTGCCGGTGGTGTTCGAGGGCGAGACCAAGGCGGTCGTCGAGCTCGCCTCCTTCTCGGGCTTCAGCGCGACCCACCTCGCCTTCCTCGAGCAGCTCACCGAGTCCATCGGCATCGTGCTGAACACCATCCAGGCGACCATGCGGACTGAGACGCTGCTGCGCCAGTCGCAGGGGATGGCGCAGGAACTCCAGAGCCAGCAGGAAGAACTGCGCCAGACCAACGAGGAACTGGAGGCCAAGGCCCGCCTCCTCGCCGAGCAGAACCGCGAGGTCGAGACCAAGAACCTGGAGGTCGAGTCGGCCCGGCAGGCGCTGGAGGAAAAGGCCGCGCAGCTCGCCCTGACCTCCAAGTACAAGAGCGAGTTCCTGGCGAACATGAGCCACGAGCTGCGCACGCCGCTGAACAGCCTGCTGCTGCTGGCCAACCAGCTGCGCGAGAACCCGGAGGGGAACCTCAGCACCCAGCAGCAGGCCTACGCGAAGACGATCTATGCGTCGGGCAACGACCTGCTCACCCTGATCAACGACATCCTCGACCTGTCCAAGATCGAGTCGGGTACCGTGACGGCCGACGCCGCCGAGGTGCCGCTGACGGCGCTCACCGAGCCGCTGGAGGCGAGCTTCGGCCCGGTCGCGGCAGACAAGGGCGTGGGCTTCGCGGTGGACCTCGCGCCCGGCCTGCCCGCCAGCCTGGTCACCGACGAGAAGCGGCTGCTCCAGATTCTGAAAAACCTGCTCTCCAACGCCCTGAAGTTCACCGAGCAGGGCGAGGTGCGCCTCACCATCGCCCCGGTGTCCGGCGGCTGGACTCCCGACCCTGGCCTGAGCCGCGCGGTGGGGGCGCTGGCCTTCCGGGTGTCGGACACCGGTATCGGGATCGCCGCCGATAAACAGCGGGTAATTTTCGAGGCCTTCCAGCAGGCGGACGGCTCGACCAGCCGCAAGTACGGCGGCACCGGGTTGGGCCTGGCGATCAGCCGCGAACTCGCCCGCATCCTGGGCGGCGAGATCACGCTGGAGAGCACGCCGGGGGTGGGCAGCGTCTTTACCCTGTACCTGCCCACCGGGGGCACCCGCAACGAGCCCGACCCCGAGCGCCGTCCGGTGCTGACCCAGGCGACGACGCCCCGGCTGGTGCCGGACGCGGCCCCCCTCGCCCGTGCGGGAACCGACCTGCCGCCGAGCCTCACGGCCCCGGCCGAGGCCCCTCCTGCCCGGTCTGCGCCCGCGCCCCGCGTCGCCGACGACCGCGCCGACATCGGGCCGGGGGACCGCACGGTGCTGATCGTGGAGGACGACCCCACCTACGCGGGCATCCTGCTCGACCTCGCCCACGAGCGCGGGTTCAAGGGCATCGTGGCCTCCGGCGGGGAGGCGGCGGTGCGGCTCGCACAGACGCACCGGCCTTCGGCGATCACGCTGGACCTCAGCCTGCCCGACACCAGCGGCTGGGCGGTGCTCGACCACCTCAAGCGCGATCCACTCACCCGCCACATCCCGGTCCACATCATCTCGGGCGAGGAAGCCTCCCTGATGGGGCGCAAGCTCGGCGCCCTGGGGCACGTCACCAAGTCGGGCGACCGGACGGCGCTCACGCAGGCCTTCTCGGACCTGGAGACCTTTCTGGAACGGCGGGTCAAGAACCTCCTGGTCGTGGAGGACGACGCCCTGCAGCAGCAGAGCATCGTGGACCTGATTGGCAACGGCGACGTGAAGACCACGGCGGTGGGCAGCGGCGCCGAGGCCCTCGCCGCGCTGGAGACCGCGCCCTTCGACTGCATCGTCCTCGACCTCAAGCTGCCCGACATGAGCGGCTTCGACCTGATGGCGGCCCTCCAGAAGAACCCGGCGCTGCGGGCCATCCCGGTGATCGTCTACACCGCGCAGGACCTTACGCGGGGACAGGAGACGCAACTGCGCAAGGCGGCCAAGTCGATCATCCTCAAGGACGTGCGCTCGCCCGAGAGATTGCTCGACGAGGTCACGCTCTTCCTGCACCGGGTGGAGGCGACGCTGCCCGAGGCCCAGCGCCAACTCCTCCAGGGCGCCCGCCAGGAGGACCCGCTGCTGCGCGGCAAGCGCGTGCTCGTCGTGGACGACGATATCCGCAACATCTTCGCGCTGACAGCGGTACTCGAACGCCACCACATGCAGGTCTTCACCGCCGAGAACGGCCGGGACGCGATCGGCCTGCTGGAAAGCACGCCCGACATCGACGTCGTCCTGATGGACGTGATGATGCCCGAACTCGACGGGTACGAAACCACCCGCCTGATCCGCCAGCACCGCAAGTTCAAAGGCCTGCCCATCATCTCGCTGACCGCCAAGGCGATGCCCGGCGACCGCGAGAAGTCCATCGAGTCGGGGGCCAGCGACTACATCAGCAAGCCGGTGGACACGGCCAAGCTTCTCTCGCTGCTGCGCGTGTGGCTGTACCGCTGA
- a CDS encoding GNAT family N-acetyltransferase, whose protein sequence is MTQAPPSLRPATPADVPRAVQTLTAAFAAYPWTRHTVAADRHLWRIAHLQDLFLRHLGLPYGRVWVAEEAQAVAVWTTPQTAPPASLFETLEPRITELAGDRAEASAQAEALLAQHRPTGPAWTLQTVGVHPARQGHGLGRAVLRAGLEAADHAGLPAYLETSSERNVRFYESLGFRVTAEVLLPGDGPLTWSMGRSAAR, encoded by the coding sequence ATGACCCAGGCCCCGCCGTCCCTTCGGCCAGCCACGCCCGCCGATGTGCCCCGGGCGGTGCAGACCCTCACCGCCGCCTTCGCGGCGTACCCCTGGACCCGCCACACCGTGGCCGCCGACCGGCACCTCTGGCGCATTGCCCACCTTCAGGACCTCTTTCTCAGGCACCTCGGTCTTCCCTATGGCCGGGTCTGGGTGGCCGAGGAAGCGCAGGCGGTCGCGGTGTGGACCACCCCGCAGACCGCGCCCCCCGCGTCGTTGTTTGAGACCCTGGAGCCGCGCATCACCGAGCTGGCCGGCGACCGCGCTGAGGCTTCGGCCCAGGCGGAAGCGCTGCTGGCCCAGCACCGCCCGACCGGTCCCGCCTGGACCCTCCAGACGGTGGGCGTGCACCCGGCCCGGCAGGGCCACGGCCTGGGGCGGGCTGTCCTGCGGGCGGGCCTGGAGGCCGCCGACCACGCTGGCCTTCCCGCGTACCTCGAAACGTCAAGCGAGCGCAACGTGCGGTTTTACGAGAGCCTCGGCTTCCGGGTCACCGCCGAGGTGCTCCTGCCGGGGGACGGACCACTCACCTGGAGTATGGGGCGCTCCGCTGCACGTTGA
- a CDS encoding PAS domain-containing protein, with amino-acid sequence MDEAFAATFGLDPALGREGLNLEQVIATVHPEDREGLLRAIDGAIARGGAYAHEYRVRRRDGRYYWIEANGRVDHAPDGTPLAFPGVLLDVEARRAALSALRDREERLRELADNITQFAWTADPSGAVQWHNRRWSDYTGLTPEEGLGWSWTGVLPPGQAPRVLAKLRRAFEQGEAWEDTFALRGRNGEDRWFLSRAVPIRDGQGQIVRWFGTHTDVTEQREAEAQLRDLNASLERRVAARTAELERANAELQRSNTELERFAYITSHDLQEPIRTVASFTELLGRRYGEHLDDRGQRYLDLIVGGTARMKALVDDLLTYSRLSGDARPLQPVNLQAPLTEALARLSSRLEETGARVTAGELGTVLGDGPQLAQVFQNLLSNAMKFTRPGVPPEVRVSAERVGGEWHVRVADNGIGIEKPYLERIFVLFQRLHTRDRYEGTGLGLGICQKIVERHGGRIWVESTPGVGSTFHFTLPAAP; translated from the coding sequence AACCTCGAGCAGGTGATCGCCACCGTCCACCCGGAGGACCGCGAGGGGCTGCTCCGGGCGATCGACGGGGCCATCGCCCGCGGCGGCGCGTACGCGCACGAGTACCGGGTGCGGCGCCGCGACGGCCGCTACTACTGGATCGAGGCGAACGGGCGCGTCGACCACGCCCCCGACGGCACGCCGCTGGCCTTTCCCGGCGTGCTGCTGGACGTCGAGGCCCGCCGGGCGGCGCTCTCGGCCCTGCGCGACCGCGAGGAGCGGCTGCGCGAGCTGGCCGACAACATCACCCAGTTCGCCTGGACGGCCGACCCCAGCGGCGCGGTGCAGTGGCACAACCGCCGCTGGTCCGACTACACCGGCCTGACCCCCGAAGAGGGGCTAGGCTGGAGCTGGACGGGGGTGCTTCCCCCGGGACAGGCGCCGCGGGTGCTCGCCAAGCTCCGGCGGGCCTTCGAGCAGGGAGAGGCCTGGGAGGACACCTTTGCGCTGCGGGGCCGGAACGGGGAAGACCGCTGGTTTCTCTCCCGCGCCGTGCCCATCCGGGACGGGCAGGGGCAGATCGTGCGCTGGTTCGGCACCCACACGGACGTGACCGAGCAGCGGGAGGCGGAGGCGCAACTGCGCGACCTCAACGCCTCGCTGGAACGCCGGGTGGCGGCCCGCACCGCCGAACTGGAACGGGCCAACGCGGAGCTGCAACGCAGCAACACCGAACTCGAGCGCTTCGCCTACATCACCTCACATGACCTGCAGGAGCCGATCCGCACGGTGGCGAGCTTTACCGAGCTGCTGGGGCGGCGCTATGGGGAGCACCTCGACGACCGGGGCCAGCGGTACCTCGACCTGATCGTGGGGGGCACCGCCCGCATGAAGGCCCTGGTGGACGACCTGCTGACCTACTCTCGCCTCAGCGGGGACGCGCGGCCGCTGCAGCCCGTTAACCTCCAGGCCCCGCTCACCGAGGCCCTGGCCCGGCTGAGCAGCCGCCTGGAGGAGACGGGCGCACGGGTAACTGCCGGCGAGCTGGGAACGGTCCTGGGCGACGGCCCCCAGCTCGCCCAGGTCTTTCAGAACCTGCTCTCGAACGCCATGAAGTTCACGCGGCCGGGAGTCCCTCCCGAGGTGCGGGTGAGCGCCGAGCGGGTGGGCGGGGAGTGGCATGTTCGCGTCGCCGACAACGGCATCGGGATAGAAAAGCCGTATCTGGAGCGTATTTTTGTGCTGTTTCAGCGCCTGCACACCCGCGACCGGTACGAGGGGACCGGCCTGGGCCTGGGCATCTGCCAGAAGATCGTCGAGCGGCACGGCGGCCGCATCTGGGTCGAGAGCACGCCCGGCGTGGGCAGCACCTTCCACTTCACCCTGCCCGCCGCCCCCTGA